From the genome of Nicotiana tabacum cultivar K326 chromosome 2, ASM71507v2, whole genome shotgun sequence:
CTTATCTTGTCACCCTACATTGTCAACTGGAGCACTAGGTTCATCTTCGCCTTCAGGTAATGGAGctatcatttcatcctcagagtCGTCAgattcatgctcaaactccacAATCTTCTGTGCTTTACCTTTACCCCTCACCTTAGCTGTTTTTTGCTTCTTAGCCGGAGGCGAATTAGAAGCTCTTTCTCGGATTTGGAATGGGACTTCTCTTTGCCTAGACGTCTGTGGGAGTTTCTGCACGGGCAGCTCAATAATAATAGAAGTGGCCCCATTAGCTACCTCAGAACTCCCAGGTGCCATAGGatcattcttcttctttgtcctcttCTCTGTAGCTACTGTCTTCGATACCTTCTTGTCAGTCGATGTCTTTTTCGGGGGAGGCTTGCCAGCACCTCCTGCTCCATGACTATGAGTGAGTGTTTTGGAGACAGCCATAGTACCTACAGAAGAAACAATTAGAATTCTCAGAGTAAGCATGCAACATCAAGTCATTAAGAGTAATTCAATGGGTACTCAGAATGCCCCAACTGTGCCATTAGCATCTTTaccaaaattaatttattcatgtAACTTTTAGATTTTTACTCCGATGACTGATATTACAACATACAAGTATTATAGTATGACTGAAACTTTAGAGAATAGCCATTATACCATAGCGATTGAGTCAACATATAGACTTGTTCGACAAGTGATAACAATTAGCACACTAATAATTTGTTCATGATTCTTCTACAGTTAACAACAAAAGCACAACGTGTATCGCGCTACTGAGCAGCCCCTTGACAACCAGAGGGGGATGCTATAACCCGACTACATATCATTCAAGTAAGACAACTCAattgttttttaaaaagtaatttaCCAATGAGTTCACCAAATGTGCAAAGAGATTACAATTACCCTCAAATATATACATGCAGCCAACGTGTATATAATCTACGAGCAGCACACATAACTCATACAAAATCCCTGGACGAAGGCAGCGCACTTCTGTGCCTAAGTCTGTCGCAGTTTTATTTTTATCCAAAATGAATGCAAGTGACGCGCAACAGACCTAAATGGCCACCCCACCCTCAAGAGAAGTTAATAATACCATTGGACTTAGGCCAGCTACTCAGACTTCATAAAGCCTATTAAAATCTCATTCAGGCAATTCATCGGATACCTTGTATGCATAATTTTCTGTTGCTTCTTTTAATCCTATTGGTATATGGTTTTCCCTCCCAATTTGAGTGAGGTGATGGAAATTCTAGTTTCCCACCTCACCATGTTTAAACAATAaccaattgccaacaagatctccTTGTAATCAACTATCCTAAAAGAAAATAGGAGAAAcgaaagaaagaacagaaaaagaaaataagaatagGGGCTGGGACGGGGTTGCACATGATGGGGATGGGGTGAAACATGAGATGAAGAAgataggaaaaagaaagaaagaaaagagagaaaataaaaagctTACCTGATGTGTGTGTGTGCGCCGCGAGAGACGAGAGGCAAAGGaacaattttgttttgttttgaggTTGAAATAAACATGGggcagttttttttaaaaatgaattgggcAGTGGTCGCGCATTTTGGGCAGAGGGTGTACAAGCTATTATGATCACATAAAAAAGACTCGCGCAGTGGTTGCGCGTTTTGGCCATACTTTGCTCTTTCTGGAAAGTTTGGCTAGAGTTCTGGCTCGTGCAATTTTGCGCGAAGCGAGGACTTGAACGAGCAGAGGCCGAATTTCACTTGTTCTTCCTCCACACTCTATCTCGAGCTCGTCACCTCGAACCTTGCTCGTATGTATTATATTGACCCTGCACCTACTCACACACATATTAAATTATATAAaagtcaaaaaaataataaagaaaatagcaaaaagtaataaaattgggttgcctcccaacaagcgtctgatttaatgtcgcggcacgatgAATACATCAATACAATGGGTTTCCTCCCacgaagcacctgatttaacgtcgcggcataaCGCATGCTATCGAACTTAAGGTTAACGTAACATTTGAGGGTCCTGCAATTGAGTAACCAATACAACTCTTTCCTCATCCGtgccaaggtaatgtttcaacctttacccattgactctaaacttgTTCGTTCGATCCTCGGATTCAATTTCCACAACTCCACTTGAGAATACTTGCACAACTCTAAATGGTCCCGACCATCAAGATTTTAGCTTACCCGAAAATAATTTCAATCTTGAATTATACAATAACACGACATTTCCGTGTTTGAAAATCCTCTCTTGAATCTGCTTATCGTGCATGATCTCCATCCTTTCCTTGTACAGCCTAGTGCTCTCAAAAGCGTAGTaacgaaactcatcaagttcatgaaGCTCTATGACTCTAATCGTACCAGCAACCTCCATGTCAAGGTTTAATTTCCTTAATGCCCAAAATACTATATGCTCTAGCTCCATCGGTAAGTGACACGCCTTTTCAAATACCAatttgtatggtgacataccaatcggagttgtAAATGTAGTGCGGTAGGCCCATTGTACATCATCCAATTTTTTCGCCCAACCAGTTCGAGTAGCATTTACAGTTTTGGTCAAAACACTCTTGATTCTCTGTTTGACACCTTCACTTGCCCACTTGTTTGTGAGTGATACAGAGTGGTGACCTTATGGCGAATGCCATATTTCTCCAACAATTTTGCAAAGGCCTGGTTACAGAAGTGGGTGCCTCCATCACTGATGATCGCTCTTGGAGTACCAAATCGGGTGAAGATATTCTTTCTTAGAAAACCAATAACTCCCTTTGTATCATTTATTGGGAGTGTCGCGGCTTCTACCCATTTCGAGACATAGTCCACAACTACCAGTATGTACTTGTTTCTATGTTAGCTGataaatggtcccataaaatcgattccccatacatcaaagacttccacctcttgaattgggttcataggAATCTCATGTCGACGGGAAATATTCCTCGTCCATTGGCACTCATCACAGCTTTTCACCCAGACGTGTGCATCTTTAAACAACGTCGGCCAATAAAAGCCCGACTCCAGCACTTTAGCAGTtgtccttactcctccaaaatggCCTCTATACGGGGAagcatgacatgcctgcaaaatagaagGTTGGTCTATCTCGGGAAtgcatctccggatcatgttatcaatacaaatcctaaacaaatatggttcatccAGAAATACATGTgacaatcacgaaagaacttttttttttttgcagagaGGACAAGTCATAGGGAACAATACCGCTCGCCAGGTAATTTACAATAgctgcataccatggcgctacCTCAAGGCTCGTGGATAAAACTTGTTCATCTAGGAAAGTCTCCATGATCTATTCCACCTCAATCCTCTTTTCAACTCCTTCAAGCCTCGAAAAATGATCAGCAACTTGGTTTTCCATTCCCTTTCGGTCACGGCTTTCCAAGTCGAACTCTTGCAGCAGTAGCACCCATCAAATCAAGCGCGActttgactccttcttctcaattaggtacctgagagcagcatggtcagtataaacaattaccttcgagcctatcaggtatgacctgaatttgACAAATGCGAACACCACTGCTAGCATCTCCTTCTCGGTCACTATGTAATTTAGTTAGGCACCACTCAAGGTTCTACTTGCATAGTAGATTAGATGCATGACTTTATCTTTTCTCTGTCCAAGAACTGCTCCCACAGCATAGTCGCTTGCATCACACACCAACTCAAAAGGTTGTCTCCAGTTGGGTGCCATTATtattggtgcagtcaccagttTTTTCTTCAACTCCTCAAACGATACCCCTGAAGTCATCAGAAAACAAAAGGGTGATAattttcaagcaatttacacaaagggttagcaattttgaaaaaaaacttTTATAATCCGCCTGTAGAAATCAGCGTGACCAAGGAAACTTCTTATGGCCTTGACAAAAGTGAGTGGAGGTAACTTCTCAATTATATCAACCTTATCACGGTCCACTTCAATGCCCTTACTTGATACTAGGTGTTccaagactataccttcctgtaccataaaatggcacttctcccagttcagtACCAGATTAGTCTCCATACACCTCTTCAATACTCTTTCAAGTTCATAAGGCACTCATCGAATgagttccccaccactgagaaatcatccatgaaaacctccattatgtcctctaccatatctgtgaatatgtccatcatgcacctttggagtGTGGCAGGTGCATTGCATAGGTCAAACGACATTCTCTGAAAGGCATAGATGCCATACGGGCAGGTGAACgatgttttctctctatcctcCGGGGAAATAAAAATCTTGTTGTACCCCGAGTATCCATTCAAGAAGCAAAAGTGTGACTTCCCCGCCAATCTGTCtcgcatctgatcaatgaagggcagcggaaaatggtcttttcgggtggccttGTTCAATCTTCTGTAATCCATACAGATTCGCCATCCTGTGACTGTTCTTGTTGAGATCAACTTGTTGTTCTCATTTTGCACTACAATcattccatccttctttggcacacactaAATTGGGCTGACCCAGTTGTTGTCAGATATGGGGAAGATGATTCCCACAtttaaccacttgatcacttatttcttcaccacttctttcatgttgggattcaaccttctttgatgttctctggaatGTTTGTACCCATCTTCTagtagaatcttatgcatacaaaacGTTGGGATGATACCATTTATGTCTGCAATGGTCCACCCAATTGCAGTCTTGCACTCCTTTAAaacctgcaaaagttgttctacctgcacatctaacaaaccataTAAGATAATAACAGGCAATGTTGAACTAGGTCCCAAGAAAAAATACTTGAGGTGGGACGGCAACGGTTTTAACTCCAACTGTGGTGGCTCTTCGATTGATGGATTAGCTGGAGGGGTCCTTATTTCTTCTAAGTGTAAAGGCTCGAATTCAAGCTCTCTTTTCCAGTACCCTTGGCCTTCAAGGGCCAAAACCCACTCCGCCAAGTTCTCACCATCTGTCATTTCTAGGTTCACCAGGCAGGCCGCTAGGGGGTCTTTTGCATTCAATGCCTCATCTTCCTTCTCCAAAATCACATCCACAGCTTTTATCAGAGAGCAATTAGCAAACTCACTTGGTCGCCGTATAAACTTCTGCACATTGAACGTTATCTCTTCATCGTTCAGTCTCATCTTTAGCTCCTCAGTTTAACAATCAATTAGAtctctcccagtggccaagaatggCCTTCCAAAAATTATGGAAATTTCCTAGTCAACCCGGCAGtccagaatgacaaaatctgccaGAAACATAAACTTTCGAACCTATACAAATACATCATCAAGTATACCTGATGGCTTCTTCACCATTCGATCGACTAGCTGTAGTAACATGGATGTGGGTCTCACTCTTCCAATTCCTAACCTTTTATAGATTGctaagggcatcaagtttatgctttcccccaaatcacataatgctTTAGCAAAATCATAGCTTCCTATTGTGCATGGGATTTTGATACTCCCTGGGTCGGCTAGCTTCTCAACTATGGGTTTCGTCACGACAGCACTACATGTCTGTGTTAGTGTAACAGTTGCCAAGTCATGAAAGTCGAACTTgcgagacatcaagtccttcatcatttttgcataaccaggcatctccCTCAAGGCATCAATCAGTGGAATGTTCACTTGAATCTGCTTCagcatttccatgaatttcttatACTGCTCATCCTTCTAATGTTTGGCCAACCTCTACGGGAAGGGTGCTGGTGGTCGCTTCTTTCCTGTGACTTGAGTTTGATCCTGCTCAAACACTTTTTCTACTGCCTTCTCTTGCACTCCCTCAGCCTCCTTTTCAACCTCTGTTTCCTTGTTTATTTCCTCCTGGGTTGGCATGATTCTTACTTTTATTAGCTCAGTTGACTCATCTACCTCAATTGGTACTGGCACAAGTATCTAAGTTGGTTGGCTCTCGTGAGCAATTTCTTTCTCTAGATCAAGATCTCTACCATTTCTTAGACTCATAGCCATCAGCTGCTTCGGACCCTGCTCTTTCGGGTTAACATGTGTGTCCGCAGGTAATGTCCCTTGAGGACGATTGTTAAGGGCCATGGATATTTTCCCTAGTTGAATTTCAATACCCTTGATAGCTGAGTCGTGTGATACTGCCTTTTCTTGCATCTGGTTGaccttttcttctattttcccaTTGGACCCAATGAGTTGGTGCAACATTCCTTTTATTTCAAAGAACCCATCATCTTGTCGCACAATCTGTTGctgttgaggttgttgataagcTAGTTGCGGATTTTGCAGATTATACCCTTGTTGCCTTTGATAAGGCACAGCCTGACCCTGTGGTCGTGCATCTCCaggattattattattgttgtactGCTGCTGTGGTGGCCTATATTGTTGATTCTGCTATCCCCAAGTCTGACCGCCTTGTCTCTGGCCTCCATAGTTGCCCACATAGTTCATATTCTCTTGATAGTTCTGATTGTCACTCTCACCACTCCACGTGCACACATATGGCTGATTAATGCATAGTGTGTATAATCCTCCATTTGTCATGTCAACTATGTGCACCTGCTTCTAGCCTGACTCATCAATCGTTTTGGTTAGGATACTCAATTGTGTCATCATCGTAGCCATATTCTCAGCCATGGAGTTATTTGGGTCTAAAGATACTGAGTGAACTACATGAGTGGTTGTATAGTCTCTTGTCATCCATCTTGAGTTATGAGCCATTTTATCAAGTAAGACCTTGCATTCTCTGAATGATtttctcaaaaatgctccacctactgaagcatcaacattggccttcAAGTTGTCTCCCaatcccatgtagaaccttttcccCAATATTTGTTCTGGAATgccatgatgtggacacttaaccagcATACCTTTGAACCTCTCCCACGTTTCTTGCAATGTTTCAGCTGGTTTCTGCCCGGAGCTCAATACCTCATCAACTTACTTggcagtcttattgggtgggtagaacttgttcaaaaactacttgac
Proteins encoded in this window:
- the LOC142167040 gene encoding uncharacterized protein LOC142167040; translated protein: MEMLKQIQVNIPLIDALREMPGYAKMMKDLMSRKFDFHDLATVTLTQTCSAVVTKPIVEKLADPGSIKIPCTIGSYDFAKALCDLGESINLMPLAIYKRLGIGRVRPTSMLLQLVDRMVKKPSGILDDVFV